A portion of the Gemmatimonas sp. UBA7669 genome contains these proteins:
- a CDS encoding trans-sulfuration enzyme family protein, whose product MYHVDFATLAVHAGRHDFTQHGVHAAPIDLSSTYPVPDPEAGTASYDAMAAGGTPVGSAIYARLYNPTVARVEEAIAELEGAEACVAFASGMAATTAVLLATAMDGAHVVAVRPMYGGTDHLLESGMLPIQVSFVAPHEVASAIRPDTGLVFIETPANPTLALLDIAAIVEAAGTVPVLVDSTFATPVLQQPLRHGAAMVLHSATKFLGGHGDVVAGVLCTSEARARRLRQVRVLTGGILHPLAAFLLLRGLPTLPLRVEQAQRNAIALAERIASHAMVSRLHFPGHGDSDPTGLIGRQMRGPGSLMAFELHGGTDAANAFLRALRLITPAVSLGSTDSLIQHPAGLTHRLMDPAVREAQGITDGLLRLSVGLESVDALWQDLLQGFAAAEQLVMTAAGRG is encoded by the coding sequence CACCCTGGCGGTTCACGCCGGTCGCCACGACTTCACGCAGCACGGCGTGCACGCCGCGCCAATCGACCTGTCGTCCACCTATCCGGTGCCCGACCCTGAAGCCGGCACCGCCAGCTACGATGCCATGGCGGCGGGCGGCACGCCCGTGGGCAGCGCCATCTATGCCCGGCTGTACAACCCGACGGTAGCGCGTGTGGAGGAGGCCATTGCCGAACTGGAGGGCGCGGAGGCCTGCGTGGCCTTTGCGTCGGGCATGGCCGCGACCACGGCCGTGCTGCTGGCCACGGCCATGGACGGCGCACATGTCGTGGCCGTGCGCCCCATGTATGGCGGGACCGATCATCTGCTCGAGTCGGGCATGCTGCCCATTCAGGTGAGCTTTGTGGCGCCGCATGAGGTGGCGTCGGCCATTCGTCCGGACACGGGTCTGGTGTTCATCGAGACGCCAGCCAATCCCACGCTGGCGCTGCTCGATATCGCCGCGATCGTCGAGGCGGCCGGCACGGTCCCGGTGCTGGTGGACAGCACCTTTGCCACACCGGTGCTGCAGCAGCCACTGCGGCACGGGGCGGCCATGGTACTGCACAGCGCCACCAAGTTCCTCGGCGGACATGGCGACGTGGTGGCCGGTGTGCTGTGCACGAGTGAAGCGCGCGCGCGTCGCCTGCGTCAGGTGCGTGTTCTCACCGGCGGCATTCTGCATCCGCTGGCGGCGTTTCTGCTGCTGCGTGGCTTGCCAACGCTGCCCCTGCGCGTGGAGCAGGCACAGCGCAACGCCATCGCACTGGCCGAACGCATCGCCTCACACGCCATGGTGTCACGCCTGCATTTCCCCGGCCATGGTGACAGCGACCCCACGGGTCTCATTGGCCGACAGATGCGCGGGCCCGGTTCACTCATGGCATTCGAGCTGCATGGCGGAACCGACGCGGCCAACGCGTTTTTGCGCGCGCTGCGTCTCATCACGCCGGCCGTGAGTCTCGGCAGCACCGATTCGCTCATTCAGCATCCGGCCGGACTCACGCACCGGCTCATGGATCCGGCGGTGCGTGAGGCGCAGGGCATTACCGATGGTCTGCTGCGCTTGTCCGTGGGCCTCGAGTCGGTGGACGCGCTGTGGCAGGATCTGCTGCAGGGGTTTGCGGCAGCGGAACAGCTGGTGATGACGGCCGCAGGACGCGGCTGA